Genomic window (Rosa chinensis cultivar Old Blush chromosome 6, RchiOBHm-V2, whole genome shotgun sequence):
AAAGTTGGTAAAGCTATGGGCGGGGCAAGTGGTTGGTGTTGTCCATTTACTTTGCGTGATAGTGTAATCGATGAAACTGCATGTGATACACAAGTATGGAACAGGTTAGAAGGAAAAAATTGTCCGGCTAGCTGTCACATCAAGCATAGATTCTTTCATGGCATCGAATCGACATTAAAGTCCAACATGTAGTGCATTTGAAATTTCGATCATTAGTGTGCGTGAGTGCGGTGACCATTTAATTTCGATCAAATAACGGACTGGCATTGAGCTAGCCAGCCATATCGAATACTTTCTCCAGAGAAAAAGTCGGATGCAGGCACATAGATCAATGTGACGATCTCTCCATTCTCTGCACTTCTAAGATCGACCGAGCACGAATTTCCGGTCTAATTTAAACAAGGAAAGCTAAAGTGGAGATTCCCAAGTGCCAACTCTCTCTTCCTTTGTACGTGGGCCTTCaagctaatatatatatatatatatatatatatatatatatatatatatatggcctaAAATACATGATTGATATGGACTGGTGATCCATTATGGGAAGCACAACAATGACCACCAATTGTAGCAATTGCAAGACGAGGCTTCCTCATCTAACCTCTCATTCAACCTCACCAATACCCCGTGTTACTCAATATCGCTGCTTCTGTGGTTATGTTAATCTGATTGAGACGACCAAGCCAGCTCTTGCCCAGCACCACCACGAAGGTCAGCAGCTGCAGCATAGCCATCGGAGACGAGCTTCCAGCTGGATTAATTCGCATATAAAGGGATCATCACCATCATCGTCGTCCAAGAACTGTAAACCCCTATCACCGTCATCGTCATCGTCATCAACCAGCTTAATAAAAAGCTGTGGCAGAAAGCGCGCACTTCTTTGCGGAGTGACATACCAGGAGCGCAAGTACAAACTCAAAGGCACTTACAATGATGTCAATAACATGAAACACTTGTTGATCAACACCTTTTGTTTTCCACCCGACTGCATTCGCATACTATCAGGTACGTATATATATTTGGCGTACAGATCTACTCTAAATTGCAGATCAAAAATGAACTAGGCGTACATAAAGTTATTCTCTAATGATCGATAGCTTATGAAAGAAGAATATAATGTTATCGTATATAAAAGTAGAAAAGACGCCTGATTCCTTGTGATATTTTGTAAAGGAATCAATTGCATCCACGCATAAAAGGGCATATACTTAAACTACTAGCTACTTCATCTCTCTATAACAATGCGATTTAGATATAAGAATATTCAGAAAATTCTAACTCGAATTAGGCCGAGTGTTTTGTTTTCGGAAGtagtaattaattagtaatatggTGGATGCatgcagaagaagaagggcAACCGAAAGAGCTGACTCCCACAAAGAAGAACATAGAGAAATCCCTGAAATGGCTTGTGGAGGGGTGCCAGGCAGGAGATTCGTTGGTGTTCTACTTCTCAGGACACGGACTCCGACAGCCCGATTTCAAAGACGACGAGGTTGACGGGTTCGACGAGACTATATGCCCTCTTGATTTCATGGAAGAGGGCATGATCCTTGACAATGATATCAATTCAACCATCGTTCACCCACTCAAGGAGGGCGTCACACTACATGCTATCGTTGATGCTTGTCATAGTGGAACAATTCTTGATCTACTCTACGTCTACGACCATAAAGGGTCAGTCTTATACAAACTATACGTTACCAATAGTACGCTATAAACTGATTGATCTATTCTATTGTTAATATTGTTACAGGAACAAGTGGAAGGATAATAGTCCTCCTTCTGGTGCTAGGAAAAGTACAAGTGGAGGGTTGGCAATTTGCATCAGTGCCTGCGAAGACGATAAAATGGCAGCAGATACAACTGTAAGTACACAACCTAGTTAATTTTGATCTTACTAGTTAATCAAAATGTAGCTAGGGTTTGTGTTGAATAAATATATCTATGCCCTTGTGCAGGCTTTTGATCGAAATGTGATGAATGGTGCCATGACATACACTCTTATTGAAATTATTAAGAAGCACTCTAGTAAAGGCATAACGTATGGAGAACTGCTCGACTTGATGTTTGATCAAATTCAAAGGATTAATGGGGATAGATGCCTCAACTCCAGAATCTTGAGAAAAGTTTTTCGACACAAAATCATTCAGGTCAGTTTcagcatctttttttttttggattaaattcagtttacccccctaaagtttgggggtaatttcatgttagtccctgtcctttcaatttaatcagtttaccccctaaactttccaatttcaatcagccgtgtccaatttctactattccgtccaatttggaccgttaagtttgacttttgagggctaaaatggtcatttcaagacaaaaaaaatatttaaaaaatggattttttttctttatttatttattttttcttttttgtttctgttttttttttcattgaaatttttttttccatcttttttatttttttttatataaattttgtcttcaacctatacactacaagttataataggtttataaaaacaaaaagatacttTAGCTGGTTGAAAGTCGCTCGCTGATCTACGATATTTATGATATATTTTCGATAAagagaagaattttaggatatatccccaataaagtgaagaaatgtctgtgtaaaattattttttacagatatttacagataaagtgtaaaatcgtgaagaaatatctgtgtaaaatcatttttttacagatatttcttcactttattggggatatcttctaaaattcttcactttatcggagatatatcacaaatatcgtagatcagcgagcagctttcaaccacctagagtatctttttgttcttataaacctattataacctgtggtgtataggttgaagacaaaataaaaaaataaaaaatgaaaaaacagaaaaaataaaaataaaaaacaaaaaaacagaaaaaataaaaataaaaaactgaagaaaaaaaataaaataaaaaataaaaaaaccttttttttttatagttttttttttgtcttgaaatgatcattttagccttcaaaagtcagacttaacgtccaaattggatggaatggacacggctgattgaaattgacaaGCTTGGgaggtaaactgattaaattgaaatgacagggactaacatgaaattacccccaaatctcagggggggtaaactgaatttaatccttttttttttttttgttaattaatgtttcgttttgaaaaatattAACTGCAACCAAAGCAAGCAAATATTTGCTACTGTGTAATATGGGTCCCCGTCATATATGCAGCAACCTTTATTGTCATCGTCCGAAGACTTCGATGTATACAAGAAGAAATTTCTCTTGTAGTAAGATGTGGGAAATACTGTAATGATGTTCAATTCATTTGCAAGAACTTCCGAATTATTGTCTATTGGGTCTATTTGTTATACTTCAAGACTAAAGTAGTAAAACAATGCATTATCTCATTGTTTGGGTTGAGAAGAGAGAGACCCCAAAGTGGGGGCTCAAGGTTTGGGCGGTGTGTCTAGAGGGAGAGAACACTGAAATTTCGATTATGCTATAGTTATATGTATAGGTCTTGCAGTAAACCTAGAATTACCGAGAAAGAAGACCGTAGATTGGGTCTCATTACCTGTCAAAATAAACAAGGTCAGAGAGAAGACTGGGATGTTGGCTTACGCCTACGACTCTCCGATGCTTAAGTCACATACTTGTGAAAATATTGACAGAATAATTGTAAGAGAGAGATTAATTGCTTACCATAAATAAAAGTAATTGCATATTTAAATGgtatgattgtggatttgccTTTTCCATTGCCAATGTGAGAATAAATGAGACTTACCAAAGTTACCATTTCCGGTTGAAGTCGATAAACAAAAGCATACTGAACCAATTGGTAGCATCGATCAACCTCAACCAGCTAATGATAGTTCCTTGGAGTTCCATGCTTCTAACAGAAATGAACTCCAAAGTGGGGTTTGTGACACCTCAATGTCATTGGTGCGACCATTGCTCTGTCTTCCCACATCCAATGCAATTTTGCAGAAGGTAACAATGATTTGccatattttgtttctttatgtctACAATACATTTAaatgcctttttttttccttcacaagtgaaaaaaaaatttctcaagaatttaTAATTGTCTCATTTAAATGCAGTGTAAAAGAATTTCCGTCTGTCGTCATATTGAAAACTTCATAAACCTTCTTTTTAACAAATTTCCTAGATTAGTTTACCCTGCCTATTGTAAAAAGTCCTATAATTATGTAATGTAAAGTATCATTTTTACAAGAGATGGAACACATGGTGGTATGCAGTGGGTACTAAAGGTGACTCATTCTTTTGCTTTACTATATTTCTATGTTCTTTTGATGGGGAGACGAACATCTTATTGGTGTTGGCCAGAGCGGTGACCATGTAATGGATCTAGAGGATCTGCAACAACATGAAATAGAACATCTGAAGCATGGTTCTGCTGCTGGCCAAGAATCTTTTATACTAGAGGAGGTACCGATTGATATGACAAATAGTTCAGAGATGCAAAAATCAGTTGGTTCCTCTGTCCAGTTTGAACCAGAAGAAGTGATGCTAAACATGGCTGGCAGCAATCAGCTTACAACTGCTTGTATCTGGTGTGGAGTAGATTTCAAACACGAGGCTGTTGATTATGATGTACAACCCGATTCTGTTGGCTTTATGTGTCCAGTGTGCAAGGCAAAAATTTCTGAACGGGAATGAATGACCTAGAACaaataagagaaaaagagaggaggTCCATATGTAAGGATCAAGATTGCTGTGATATTTTGCTGATTACAGTAATTTCTGTTTATCCACAACCTTTAACAATGTTTCCGCTTTCTCGTCTGTCTGACGTAAATTATAATATTACCCTCTGATGGTATTTGCTAGTATTTACCTTTCTCCCGGGGTCCCGAATAGCcttaatagttttgattgaCTTTCATTTTTTGCTGTATGCATAGGTGCAAATGAAAATTTATGTTAGATCAAATTAGGTTCTATTTTGTAGCCAGTAGAAACTaggagtgttttttttttttggttgttccTTGGGTGAAGGAAAATGGACAAATGATATGTTCAATAATCTATGATATTTTGGTCTccatatgtatgtatgtacgtACAAGAGCTTTTTTGAGGCCGAGTAGAACTTAGGAAGGTTGCCGTTGGGTTTGATTTCCGGCGGCCCGAGAAAAGTCGGTAAAGCTATGGGCGGGGCAAGTGGTTGGTGTTGTCCATTTACTTTGCGTGATAAACCTTAAACCGTATGTGTAATGGATGAAACTGCATGTGATACACAAGTATGGAACAGGTTAGAAGGAAAGAATTGTCCGGCTAGCTGTCACATCAAGCATAGATTCTTCATGGAATCGAATCGTCATTAAAGTCCAACATGCAGTGCATTTGAAATTAAGTATTTAGTGTGCGTGAGTGCGGTGACCATTTAATTTCGATCAAATAACGGACTGGCGTTGAGCTAGCCAGCCATATCGAATATTTTCTCCAGAGAAAAAGTCAGATACAGAATTGTGGATCAATGTGACGATCTCTCCATTCTCTGCACTTCTAATATCGATCGAGCACGAATTTCCGGTCATTAACAAtgggcaaaatactgtttagtccctgaagtatgcattcgtcctcgtttcagtccctgcttttctaatttaatctgaaaagtccctgaGGTCACAATTTTGTGTCTAATAGGTCTTTGCCGTTAAGATTCCGTCAAGTTGGACCGTTATGTTGCTGATGTGGCACTCCAAGCCAGACCACCTCAGCATTTGCAGGCCATGCAAGCTGTAAATTGTCCAAAATaacccttctccttcttcacaccCAAACCACCATAACCACTACCAAGCTCTCTCTCCGAGCCCAACCCCTTGCCGCTTTCCTCAACCCCTCGCCGCCTTGTCTGAAACTAAATCAACCAAcctctctccctcctctctTACTCAAAGAACTCAAACTCGAATTCCCTCTGTTGCTGCACCACCAAAACTTGAACAGGAACAAAGTCTCCTAGAGCAATTTCACAGTCACCATCTCCAAAACCACTTTCTCACCACCACTACTTGCTGCTGCACCACCTCCTACTCCATTTGTCACTACACCCAATCCGACCACCCTTACCCTCCACCATAACCATTCCTAGACCCACTTCTCCAATCCACTACCTCTCAACTCCTCATTTCTAATCCCCCAGATCcctaccttcaccaccaccaaaaCTACCACAACCGCCACCGAGCTCAACCAACAATTCCATTgcgatttatcaacaaattccaAGAACTACACCTGCATAATCAATCAAACCAACATATCCAACATATGGGTATTTCCAAGttcatcaaaaaccaaattcCACCTCAAATTAACCCCAATTCTTTCTTTGAAACCCAAAATTACCAGAAAACAATCAATCTGAAGCACTGAGATTGGGTTACCTATCCCAATCATCAGCCTGCTTCAGCAAAATTGCAACCACATGCAGCATCGCCACCATCACCGTCGGCCTCGTACCCGCCATCACCATCGGATTATGTAGTCTGGTTCATCTTCCATTTGGATGGAACCAGACCGAAGTAGTGGTCATTGAAGCTCTGCCTCCGTGGCCAACTCTGATCATGAGATCTTAACCGGAGCTCGATTCTTTGAGAAGCCCAACAGTGTTGGTGAATCGGACGCCAAGGCCCTCACCGGCCTCACCCCTAACATGAGATCAAGTTCTCAACCACCGCTCCGATCTTCATCGCAGCAGTGATGCCAGGTTTCATCGCCGGCAAGCCGCGCTCCAAATCTGCACCTCTCCTGCCCTTCACGATCCGGGAAGGACAGATCGAAATCGATCTGCCCACGTTGAGGACGACCCATCATTCTCCAGCCATGAATTGCGCTTCTGCCGAGAAACCGGACTACAACCCCAGAACAATATCCTCTCCCAAGCCGGAACTCAGCGGCGGGAGCACCGACGGCGTTTGGCCAAGAGAGATCGGACGAACTGAActgttttcctctctctctctctcttcgcgcacgttcttctctatattttttATACTATGcgataaagattaatgttataagaggaagaagagattggGAGGTTGGATTTgatgaaaggaagaagaagagctaGGATGATGAGGCCCGTGTTTGGGTAAAGtaacaagaggaagaagagattgcagcaagaacaaaaaagaaaagaattaaaaaaattaaaaggggaGGCTAGGGTTATTTTCGACATTTTAACATCCACCATGCTTACGTGGCGCTGAGTTGGC
Coding sequences:
- the LOC112169482 gene encoding metacaspase-1 encodes the protein MGSTTMTTNCSNCKTRLPHLTSHSTSPIPRVTQYRCFCGYVNLIETTKPALAQHHHEGQQLQHSHRRRASSWINSHIKGSSPSSSSKNCKPLSPSSSSSSTSLIKSCGRKRALLCGVTYQERKYKLKGTYNDVNNMKHLLINTFCFPPDCIRILSEEEGQPKELTPTKKNIEKSLKWLVEGCQAGDSLVFYFSGHGLRQPDFKDDEVDGFDETICPLDFMEEGMILDNDINSTIVHPLKEGVTLHAIVDACHSGTILDLLYVYDHKGNKWKDNSPPSGARKSTSGGLAICISACEDDKMAADTTAFDRNVMNGAMTYTLIEIIKKHSSKGITYGELLDLMFDQIQRINGDRCLNSRILRKVFRHKIIQQPLLSSSEDFDVYKKKFLL